From Medicago truncatula cultivar Jemalong A17 chromosome 7, MtrunA17r5.0-ANR, whole genome shotgun sequence, a single genomic window includes:
- the LOC11421360 gene encoding GATA transcription factor 16, with translation MGIMDQMDKECCSYDEMGVIKKFCADCKTTKTPLWRGGPNGPKTLCNACGIRYRKRRGCCSKGQERERKREKAEATSSDNDDLSECLKMKLVALGEEFLLQKKQRMIKLGEEEQAAVCLMALSCGFVFA, from the exons ATGGGAATCATGGATCAAATGGATAAG GAATGTTGTTCATACGATGAAATGGGTGTGATCAAGAAATTTTGTGCTGATTGCAAAACCACTAAAACCCCACTTTGGAGAGGAGGACCAAATGGACCCaag ACGTTGTGCAACGCTTGTGGAATAAGGTATAGAAAGAGAAGAGGTTGTTGTAGCAAAGGACAAGAAAgggaaaggaagagagagaaagcaGAAGCAACTAGCAgtgataatgatgatttgaGTGAGTGTTTGAAAATGAAGTTAGTGGCATTGGGTGAAGAGTTTTTGTTgcagaaaaaacaaagaatgaTTAAATTAGGTGAAGAGGAACAAGCTGCTGTTTGTTTGATGGCACTCTCTTGTGGCTTTGTTTTTGCTTGA
- the LOC11421359 gene encoding exonuclease DPD1, chloroplastic/mitochondrial isoform X2, translated as MKTGSMIFSFLQVPRCRLHSLANNCGQTFHSFSNICENNSSVRLLGSRIYGLQGGHRKKWTRRPITTNTEGSAGTKSRSTKQEILSETISTSSTVNVKKTQLGQFPEIQYCDIHQEIAQNKDLSSLVTVIVFDIETTGFSRENERIIEIALRDLQGGPNSTFQTFVNPQRSVYNSHIHGITTQMVSRPGVPRMEDLVPILFHYVKSREKPRGYVLWVGHNARVFDVPFIINEFRRCSTQIPPNWLFVDTLPLARQLMKSEGTKLPSVSLDSLRKFYEIKVDGPAHRAMEDVNTLSLILPKLTCDLKLTLSGLVEKSFTEADIINSKKKKNSN; from the exons ATGAAGACTGGCTCCatgattttttcctttttgcaaGTACCTAGATGCAGATTACACAGCTTAGCTAATAATTGTGGTCAAACCTTCCACAGCTTCAGTAACATTTGTGAAAACAATTCTAGTGTAAGGTTGCTTGGTTCTAGAATTTATGGACTTCAAGGAGGGCACAGAAAAAAGTGGACTCGAAGACCTATAACTACAAATACAGAAGGCAGCGCGGGCACCAAATCAAGAAGCACCAAGCAAGAAATTTTGAGTGAAACAATTTCAACTAGTTCTACAGTAAATGTAAAGAAAACACAGTTGGGTCAATTCCCGGAAATTCAGTACTGTGACATACACCAAGAGATAGCTCAGAATAAAGACTTGTCTAGCTTAGTCACTGTTATTGTTTTTGATATTGAGACCACTGGGTTTAGCCGAGAGAATGAAAGGATCATTGAGATTGCACTTCGAGATCTTCAGGGTGGTCCAAACAGCACTTTTCAAACTTTTGTAAATCCTCAGCGCAGTGTTTATAATTCACATATCCATGGCATTACTACACAGATGGTGAGCAGACCCGGTGTTCCAAG GATGGAGGACCTGGTTCCCATCTTATTTCACTATGTTAAAAGCCGCGAGAAACCTAGGGGATACGTGTTATGGGTTGGTCATAATGCTCGCGTTTTTGATGTACCGTTCATCATTAATGAGTTTCGTCGATGTTCTACACAGATTCCTCCGAATTGGCTGTTTGTCGACACTCTTCCTTTAGCACGTCAACTAATGAAGTCTGAAG GAACAAAACTTCCTTCAGTATCCCTTGATTCCCTTCGCAAGTTCTACGAAATTAAAGTAGATGGTCCAGCTCACAGAGCCATGGAAGATGTGAACACATTATCCTTGATTCTTCCCAAGTTGACCTGTGATCTGAAACTGACCCTATCCGGCCTTGTTGAAAAATCATTCACAGAAGCAGATATTATCAActctaagaagaagaagaattcaAACTAG
- the LOC11421359 gene encoding exonuclease DPD1, chloroplastic/mitochondrial isoform X1 produces the protein MKTGSMIFSFLQVPRCRLHSLANNCGQTFHSFSNICENNSSVRLLGSRIYGLQGGHRKKWTRRPITTNTEGSAGTKSRSTKQEILSETISTSSTVNVKKTQLGQFPEIQYCDIHQEIAQNKDLSSLVTVIVFDIETTGFSRENERIIEIALRDLQGGPNSTFQTFVNPQRSVYNSHIHGITTQMVSRPGVPRMEDLVPILFHYVKSREKPRGYVLWVGHNARVFDVPFIINEFRRCSTQIPPNWLFVDTLPLARQLMKSEVFTGTKLPSVSLDSLRKFYEIKVDGPAHRAMEDVNTLSLILPKLTCDLKLTLSGLVEKSFTEADIINSKKKKNSN, from the exons ATGAAGACTGGCTCCatgattttttcctttttgcaaGTACCTAGATGCAGATTACACAGCTTAGCTAATAATTGTGGTCAAACCTTCCACAGCTTCAGTAACATTTGTGAAAACAATTCTAGTGTAAGGTTGCTTGGTTCTAGAATTTATGGACTTCAAGGAGGGCACAGAAAAAAGTGGACTCGAAGACCTATAACTACAAATACAGAAGGCAGCGCGGGCACCAAATCAAGAAGCACCAAGCAAGAAATTTTGAGTGAAACAATTTCAACTAGTTCTACAGTAAATGTAAAGAAAACACAGTTGGGTCAATTCCCGGAAATTCAGTACTGTGACATACACCAAGAGATAGCTCAGAATAAAGACTTGTCTAGCTTAGTCACTGTTATTGTTTTTGATATTGAGACCACTGGGTTTAGCCGAGAGAATGAAAGGATCATTGAGATTGCACTTCGAGATCTTCAGGGTGGTCCAAACAGCACTTTTCAAACTTTTGTAAATCCTCAGCGCAGTGTTTATAATTCACATATCCATGGCATTACTACACAGATGGTGAGCAGACCCGGTGTTCCAAG GATGGAGGACCTGGTTCCCATCTTATTTCACTATGTTAAAAGCCGCGAGAAACCTAGGGGATACGTGTTATGGGTTGGTCATAATGCTCGCGTTTTTGATGTACCGTTCATCATTAATGAGTTTCGTCGATGTTCTACACAGATTCCTCCGAATTGGCTGTTTGTCGACACTCTTCCTTTAGCACGTCAACTAATGAAGTCTGAAG TGTTTACAGGAACAAAACTTCCTTCAGTATCCCTTGATTCCCTTCGCAAGTTCTACGAAATTAAAGTAGATGGTCCAGCTCACAGAGCCATGGAAGATGTGAACACATTATCCTTGATTCTTCCCAAGTTGACCTGTGATCTGAAACTGACCCTATCCGGCCTTGTTGAAAAATCATTCACAGAAGCAGATATTATCAActctaagaagaagaagaattcaAACTAG
- the LOC25499660 gene encoding importin subunit alpha-1, whose translation MEKSTWRIAIWAFANVIPGKLPLTLEDQILPALPGLRELLLMPDELVLLYACSILYWITRDGSGKMVQAILEGNFCPRLVELLLYPKSEVVVTALHALGEIACRNDAQTQVLINSGALLCLKDLLTQSDKIILQEACFVILNIAGGNIAQKQDVIDADLISSLVRLTKADFEIRKEAVWAICNVTEGTHEHIRYLVRNGCIEALCDQLTSTDADMLGLCLTGLYNILKAGEINKDKIKECAGLDKIKRLQSCNMAVYILKTYFPEDLEAIAEEKP comes from the exons ATGG AAAAATCTACATGGAGGATTGCTATATGGGCTTTTGCCAACGTTATTCCTGGGAAGCTTCCACTAACTCTTGAGGATCAG ATCTTACCAGCATTGCCTGGCCTTCGGGAACTCTTATTGATGCCTGATGAATTAGTTTTACTATATGCATGCTCTATTCTCTACTGGATTACTCGGGATGGTTCAGGCAAAATGGTTCAAGCTATCCTTGAGGGAAATTTTTGCCCGCGACTTGTAGAGTTACTACT GTATCCGAAGTCAGAAGTTGTAGTGACTGCTCTGCACGCTCTAGGAGAAATTGCTTGTCGTAATGATGCTCAGACTCAG GTTCTAATTAACAGTGGAGCTCTCCTTTGTCTTAAAGATCTTCTTACACAAAGTGATAAAATCATCCTTCAAGAAGCTTGCTTTGTCATTTTGAATATCGCAGGTGGGAATATTGCTCAAAAACAG GATGTCATTGATGCCGATCTTATTAGTTCTCTTGTCCGTCTCACAAAGGCTGACTTCGAGATTAGGAAGGAGGCCGTGTGGGCTATTTGTAATGTCACTGAGGGAACTCATGAGCATATTCG GTACTTGGTGCGTAATGGGTGCATCGAGGCACTCTGTGATCAATTGACTAGCACAGACGCGGATATGCTGGGACTTTGTCTGACTGGGCTGTATAACATTTTAAAGGCAGGAGAAATTAACAAGGATAAGATTAAAGAGTGTGCAGGATTGGATAAGATTAAAAGATTGCAAAGCTGTAACATGGCGGTGTACATTTTGAAGACATATTTTCCTGAGGACCTTGAAGCTATAGCTGAAGAGAAACCGTAG
- the LOC25499659 gene encoding importin subunit alpha-4, translating to MSLRPDTWPSWSSQRKKEHKSTIKIEAESGGWRRKEDGVFLIRKNKRPDSISKRRKFFREETFSPMLNEDPPFPVYISDAEYDGVMAKVKTIPAMTLALLSNDPAAQLEATTQFGKLLSGGYIPLIDKVKRAGVVLRFVQFLTRDDMPQLQSMAAWTLINVTAGLSEHTNTVIEHGAVPLLVKLLSSGSDDGKEQALWALGNIAGNSLTARDIVLNHGALSPLLSLMWNPSSTKKSTWNIATWAFFNFTRGKPLLTLQNQMLPALSGLQELLLMPDEEVILYACHLLSWFTQKGSDKMVQAIVEAKFCPRLVELLLYPESKVVVPALEILGDIASGDDAQTQFLINSGALRCLKALLTQSDKIILEEACSVIANIAGGNNAQKQDVIDADLISSLVRLTKADFDIRKEAVWVISNVTHGTLEHIRYLACNGCVEALCDQLTSTDATMLTLCLTGLKNILKAGEINKDKGLYKGVNVYAQMIEECAGLDKIARLQSYDNNNIYKKAVEILEKYFPEDLEVVGE from the exons atgtctctgCGACCTGATACTTGGCCATCCTGGTCATCTCAAAGGAAGAAAGAGCATAAGAGTACTATCAAAATTGAGGCGGAATCCGGTGGTTGGAGAAGGAAAGAGGACGGCGTTTTCTTAATACGGAAGAATAAACGCCCTGATTCTATCTCGAAGAGGAGAAAGTTTTTTCGAGAAGAAACTTTTTCTCCAATGCTCAATGAGGATCCTCCTTTCCCCGTCTATATTTCAGATGCA GAATATGATGGTGTAATGGCCAAG GTGAAAACCATTCCTGCAATGACACTGGCCTTATTGTCTAACGACCCTGCTGCACAACTTGAAGCAACTACTCAGTTTGGAAAGCTACTATCAGGGG GCTACATCCCTCTAATTGATAAGGTGAAGCGAGCTGGTGTTGTCCTGCGGTTTGTGCAGTTTTTGACAAGGGATGATATGCCCCAATTGCAG TCCATGGCAGCATGGACTCTGATCAATGTCACTGCGGGATTGTCTGAGCATACAAATACTGTGATTGAACATGGTGCTGTTCCTCTGCTTGTGAAGCTTCTGAGCTCTGGCAGTGATGACGGCAAAGAACAG GCATTATGGGCATTAGGTAATATTGCTGGCAATTCCCTGACCGCAAGGGATATTGTTTTAAATCATGGTGCACTTTCTCCACTATTGTCTTTGATGTGGAAtccttcttcaacaaaaaaatctacATGGAATATTGCTACATGGGCTTTTTTCAACTTCACTCGCGGAAAGCCTCTTCTAACTCTTCAGAATCAG ATGCTACCAGCATTGTCTGGCCTTCAGGAGCTCTTATTGATGCCTGATGAAGAAGTTATACTATATGCATGCCATCTCCTCTCCTGGTTTACTCAGAAAGGTTCAGACAAAATGGTTCAAGCTATCGTTGAGGCAAAATTTTGCCCACGACTTGTAGAGTTACTACT GTATCCGGAGTCAAAAGTTGTTGTGCCGGCTCTGGAGATTCTAGGAGATATTGCTTCTGGTGATGATGCTCAGACTCAG TTTCTAATTAACAGTGGAGCTCTCCGTTGTCTTAAAGCTCTTCTTACACAAAGTGATAAAATCATCCTTGAAGAAGCGTGTTCGGTAATTGCAAATATCGCAGGTGGGAATAATGCTCAAAAACAG GATGTCATTGACGCCGATCTTATTAGTTCTCTTGTCCGTCTCACAAAGGCTGACTTCGACATCAGGAAGGAGGCTGTGTGGGTTATTTCTAACGTCACTCACGGAACTCTTGAGCATATTCG GTACTTGGCGTGTAATGGTTGCGTCGAGGCACTCTGTGATCAATTGACCAGCACAGACGCGACTATGCTGACACTTTGTCTGACTGGGCTGAAAAACATTTTAAAGGCAGGAGAAATTAACAAGGATAAGGGATTATATAAGGGGGTCAATGTTTATGCTCAAATGATTGAAGAGTGTGCAGGATTGGATAAGATTGCAAGATTGCAAAGCTATGACAACAATAACATTTACAAAAAGGCTGTGGAGATTTTGGAGAAATATTTTCCTGAGGACCTTGAAGTTGTTGGTGAATAG